The Engraulis encrasicolus isolate BLACKSEA-1 chromosome 4, IST_EnEncr_1.0, whole genome shotgun sequence genome includes a window with the following:
- the parp16 gene encoding protein mono-ADP-ribosyltransferase PARP16, translating into MQPPLPPGAVRELVRSCLHRDPVAADLRLSFFLSALQNYKRDSMLRPFPPFYLTSANKDFEALLKDASSLPGVRELAGLRAGDGEAHLALAHWVLSSKSFAIKTLEKEEFSRLCELTESTGAAWAPPPDFLFEVEYSEQMDCRFQKTREGRGLIHAFHGSRLENFHSILHNGLHCHLNKTSLFGEGTYLTSDLSMAMLYGPHGNGWRDSLMGPLLSCIALCEVIDHPDVKCQVRKKDSEGLDRQRARAKHSEGGNVPDKYFVVTNNQLVRVKYLLVYSQKRHRPRHSAVPSWLVRHHFFIMMSLYLMLLILIGAFNSSAFQSFWHRLFR; encoded by the exons ATGCAGCCACCTTTGCCCCCGGGTGCCGTGCGGGAGCTGGTGCGCTCGTGTCTGCACCGCGACCCCGTGGCTGCCGACCTGCGCCTCAGCTTCTTCCTCTCCGCCCTGCAAAACTACAAGAGGGACTCCATGCTCCGACCCTTCCCTCCTTTCTACCTGACCTCTGCCAACAAAGACTTTGAGGCGCTG CTGAAGGATGCCAGTTCTCTGCCGGGTGTGCGGGAGCTGGCGGGGCTGAGGGCAGGAGACGGGGAGGCCCATCTGGCGCTGGCCCACTGGGTCCTCTCCTCCAAAAGTTTTGCCATCAAGACattggagaaagaggag ttttcCCGACTGTGTGAGCTGACTGAGAGCACGGGGGCGGCGTGGGCCCCGCCCCCTGACTTCCTGTTCGAGGTGGAGTACTCGGAGCAGATGGACTGCCGCTTCCAGAAGACGCGCGAGGGCCGCGGCCTCATCCACGCCTTCCACGGCAGCCGCCTGGAGAACTTCCACTCCATCCTACACAACGGCCTACACTGCCACCTCAACaag acATCCCTGTTTGGCGAGGGCACCTACTTGACCAGTGACCTGAGCATGGCGATGCTGTATGGTCCCCATGGCAACGGCTGGCGGGATAGCCTCATGGGGCCCCTGCTGAGCTGCATCGCCCTGTGTGAGGTCATCGACCACCCCGACGTCAAGTGCCAAGTCAGGAAGAAAG ACTCTGAGGGGCTGGACCGGCAGCGAGCACGGGCAAAACACAGCGAGGGCGGCAACGTGCCGGACAAATACTTCGTCGTCACCAACAATCAGCTGGTCAGAGTCAAGTACCTGCTGGTCTACTCGCAGAAGAGGCACAGGCCCAG gcactcTGCGGTCCCCTCATGGCTGGTGCGGCATCACTTCTTCATCATGATGAGTCTCTACCTGATGCTCCTCATCCTCATCGGCGCCTTCAACTCCTCCGCGTTCCAGTCCTTCTGGCATAGACTCTTcagatga